A single Lolium perenne isolate Kyuss_39 chromosome 6, Kyuss_2.0, whole genome shotgun sequence DNA region contains:
- the LOC127334460 gene encoding E3 ubiquitin-protein ligase EL5: MDSSSAQEVAPAVSAPAAPDMAVSGILAASTISILFVIFVLAIFFFQYCINNGVRTLPSGGVLAPASGARDKGVDPELLRSLPVRVYRVAASKGSAAEDVGVECAVCLSELQDGEVARFLPPCGHGFHAQCVDRWLASHSTCPLCRVTVAKPDASLQALTSTGLPDVPSEPANYATNLPASVLLGVSDQATLTAVTVASDGGRPRPSALASAKALVIDIPESRAVATPREAVKTPGSARLRSLKRLWSFARQEPSGSTPSSSWGTGSGSAGDEQIINIACTTPRSQL, translated from the coding sequence ATGGACTCGTCGTCTGCACAGGAGGTCGCGCCGGCGGTCTCCGCGCCCGCCGCACCGGACATGGCAGTCAGCGGCATACTCGCCGCGTCGACCATCTCCATCCTGTTCGTAATCTTCGTCCTCGCGATCTTCTTCTTCCAGTACTGCATCAACAACGGCGTCCGCACGTTGCCCAGCGGCGGCGTGTTGGCGCCAGCTTCGGGGGCCAGGGACAAGGGCGTCGACCCTGAGCTGCTGCGGTCGCTGCCGGTGAGGGTGTACCGCGTAGCGGCATCGAAGGGCTCCGCCGCGGAGGACGTCGGGGTAGAGTGCGCGGTGTGCCTGTCCGAGCTGCAGGACGGGGAGGTGGCGAGATTCTTGCCCCCGTGCGGCCACGGGTTCCACGCCCAGTGCGTCGATAGGTGGCTGGCATCCCACTCCACCTGCCCGCTCTGCCGGGTCACCGTCGCCAAGCCGGACGCGTCGCTGCAGGCGCTTACATCGACGGGTCTTCCGGATGTACCGTCGGAGCCGGCGAACTACGCCACGAACCTACCAGCCAGTGTACTGCTCGGGGTTTCAGACCAGGCGACGCTCACCGCGGTGACCGTGGCCTCTGACGGAGGCCGCCCGAGACCTTCCGCCCTGGCCTCGGCTAAGGCGCTGGTGATCGATATTCCGGAGTCAAGGGCGGTGGCGACACCGCGCGAGGCGGTCAAAACGCCTGGCTCGGCGAGGCTGAGGTCGCTCAAGAGGCTGTGGAGCTTCGCAAGGCAAGAGCCGTCGGGGTCGACTCCGTCCAGTTCCTGGGGCACCGGCAGCGGATCAGCCGGCGATGAGCAGATTATTAACATCGCCTGCACAACCCCGAGATCTCAGCTGTAG